In Luteolibacter arcticus, the genomic stretch ACATCGGGACGGCAATCCATGGTGCCGCCATCAGCGAAACGATCCACGCGATCGTCCCTTGGGACGTGCGCACGTTCATCAGCGCATGGATGACGAGGAAAATACCCAGCCCGTGAAAAATCAGCAGCCCCGCGGCGAGGATGGCGGCGAAGGTTTCCTGGCTTGGCATCGCGGGACTCTAACCGACCGGAACCAATGCGGCAACAGGTCGCTTGCAATTCGCTTTGCCTGCCAGATCGAAGCTGATCCTAGGCGTTCGGTTCTGTGAAACTGCTGGACCCACGTGACGCCGGCGATTCAATTCGTGGCCTTCCATGCCCGCGTATGTGATTCCCGCAGCGGTTGTCGTCACGGTGGCGTGGCTGCTTTGGCGCTTTCTTCCCGTTGGCAAGTTTCATGGCCAGCCGGTGATGCTGCGGCACTGGTGGAAGTTTCGGCGGCCGATGCGGATCGAAGCGGCTACAAGGGCACTGAGAGCGGCGGAGAAGCTTCCCGCGACCCAGCGGTTGGCTGCCTTGATCCAGCTCGAAGAGAAGTATGGCGGCGACTGGCTTTCCGGCGATTCAGTCCGTGGGGCGATCATCGCTTCCGGTCAAGACGACGCCCTGCCATGGGTTTCCCGCATCCTCGGTGCCAAGAGGTATCGCGGTGTCGCCACCGATGTGATCAAAGCCTGCACCAGCGGCGATGCGCAGCCTCATTATCGGGTCCAGATGTTCAAGATGCTGCTGCCATTGCTTGATTCTCGCGCCGCTGACGGAATTCAATTGGGTATCGCGGCAGCGCTACTCGAACTCGATCGCGACTGGGCGATGCGCATCTTGACTTCGCCGGAGTACTTGACCGCGGAACATCCGCTGTTCCTCGACATTTTTTCGGCGATGAACGACGCCAAGGTGCCACTGCCCCCCATCGAATACGCACCCGTCGGGCAACCGCGAAGTTATCGTGATGTGGCGGTTCGCCTGCAGATGGCACGCGCCGCGGCTACGGTGGATCCGTCAGAGGGCGAGCGTCTGTTGAAACTCCTGATCGACTCCGGAGCGGAGGTCCGGGCTCGGGCCGGGATGGAATTGGCCGCTCTCCGGGGGCTTCCTCATCCCGATAGCATCGGTGGGCGTGCTTATCGCGGCGGTGTCGCGAATTTGAACGACCGTGAGCGCGCGGTGATGATCGCCTACCGGGCGTCCTACGCGATTTCGAATGGGAATCTCATGATCTTGGTGGAGCATGATGAACTGGAAGGTGTTTCCTTGGCAGAAATAGTGGAGGCATTTCGGGAGACGGGAGCACCGGCCCGCGCGGCGTGGGTGGAGGCGTTCATGGCAATTCTGGGCCCGGTCGCCATGGAACGGAATCCGGAGGTGAGAAAGAGCCGGATTAAAGCGCTTGGGGACGACTTCCGCAGGCAGTTGTCCGCGCTTCAGGAGGGCGGCCTTCCGGTGGAGGCGGGAGAGTATGAAGAGGACGATCTCTTCCTCTACATCTACATGCTCGAACACGAGGCGGACTTCGAGCGAGAGTAGCGGTCAGTGGGGTCCGCGTTATTCCGGCCAATCGAGCAGGATATTCCACTTGAAGGTCCGCTCTTCCGGAAGGGTGGGCGTGTTCTCGTTGTCGATCTTGTCGTAAACGTTCTTCGGCGGGGTGAGCACGGGGTCCTTGCCGTAGATGAAGTCCTGGTCCTCCACGATGGTCCGGTAGGCCTTGTTCAGGGCGAGGGCTCGCTCCCGGGATGGCGTGATCAGGTCGTAAACGTCCTTGGCCGCGAGCAGCTTCTCGTGGTCCACCGAGCCATCCGGCTTGAACCACTTCGCGGTCATCTCGTCGTTGTTGCGGAACTCGCTGCCACCGCCGGCGCGGCTGAGGTAGGTGACGATCTCGCCGAGCGACTCGCCCTTGTTCGGCGCGTCGGGCATGCCTTTCAGGTCCAGATAGCCCCAGCCCTTCGAGCCATCGAGCTTGCGCGGGAAGCTGAAGGTCTTGTCGATGGTCGAGCCGACCGAGTTGTGGCAGCCCATGCAGGAGAAGTTTTCCTCGTAGGTCATAGAGCGGAGCTGGCCCTGGCGGTCCTCGATGAATCCGTGCAGTGCCCAGCCATTCCCGTTGTCGAGGCCGTAGTGCCCGAGGTCGTAGTAGGCGGGCAGGTTGCCGCGCTCCTTTTCCATCGCTTCGAGCTCGTACTTCCTGGCGTACATCGGCTTCGAGTAGGCCTTCGCTTTTTTCGAGTAGCGGACCTCCTTCATGCGCGGGGAGGGGCCGATCCCGCCGTCCTTGCCGATGCCGACGTAGCGCACGGTGTGGAGGAACTCGGTGCCTTCCGGGTACAGGAAGCTCTCGATCGCGGTGTCCTCCGCTGCTCCGACCCAGCCGGTGACGGTCTTGATGCGGGTCGCGGTGCCGGGCTTGCCGTCGCCATCGAGGTCCTTTCCGATCACGATCTCGCTGACCGGCAGGGTGCCGATGCTTTGCTCGCCCTTGATGTTCGCCTCGAGGATGGCGAGATTCGCCTTGTAGATGTCCGCGGAGAAATTGCCCGCCTTGTCGGTGCGGAAGATTTCCGGCAGGCGGATCATCACGTCGTCGGTCGAGCCATTGGTGGGCCAGAAGGTGCTGGGGAAGGGCTTGTAGTTGAAGGCGACCCAATGGCTGCCGTCCTTGGCGAAGCCGTGTTCGTCGAACGCGTCCTTGCCGAGATGGAGATTCTTGAGATCGGGGATCCAGCCCTTGAAATCCGCGGCGCGCAGGCGTGAGGGGAGTCCTGAGTAGTTGTCGACGGCGATGTAATTCAGGATGTCGTCGTCGCTGATCGCCTTGATCCGTTCCGTGCGATCTTCAAAAAGGTTCTTCCAGTGGTTCTCCAGGCCGACGTCGCTGAAGCTGTAGGCTTGCTGGAGATCGGCGTCGTTCATCACGTTCTCGCGGCCGTCGATGCCATCCTGGTGGCAGACATAGCAGGGGTTGTTCCGGATCTCGGTGCGCGTGTAGCACATCGGGGGGACCACGCCCTCGGCATTGTAGAGCAGACTGGCGGGAGCTACGTTCGGCTGGCGTGGCAGGACCTCTTGGCTGGTTTTCAGCGAGTCGAGGATCTGTTGGTAAATTGGCGAATCCTCCGCTTGCGCGGCGGCACCGGAGAGGAATGCGGCGAGGAGGTGACGGGACAGTTTCATGGGGCGGTCGGTGGGGCTGCGTCCGGTCACGTAAGAAATGACCCGAGGAAGAGAAATCGCGGCTATGGGGCGATTTTGATACATGGCGAATCTTCCGTAGGCGCGTTCGTGGAAGCGCGGGAGTCATAGGTGAAGGTCGCTTCTCCGGTGGCCTCCGCGGTGTCACCACCGCGCCTACGAAAGAGAAGGCGGGCCCTTGCGGGCCCGCCCTCGGGTGTCACGGATGCGCTCCGTCGGAGATTACTGGTTGGTGTTGGTGCGGCCCTTTTCGAGGTTCTTCACGAAGCCTTTATTCGGGATGTTCGCGAGGTTGAACATCCACACGGCGTCGCCAAGGCCGTTCGGGATGACGGCGAGGTCGGTGCTGGTCGGGTGCTGAACGCTGACGCAGAACTCCAGCGGGTTGGCCGGGTTGAAGATCATGCCGGTGGCTTCCGAGCCATGGACGCGGATGCTCATGAAGTGGTCGACGGACTCGGCCACGCCGTCGCTGTTCTTGTCGCGGAAGAACCAGATGTCGCCACCGGTGGACGAGCCGTTCGGGGCGTCTTCGATGACGTAGACGTTGCCCTGCGAGTCGAGGGCGATGTTATCCGGCGAGCTGATGGTGCCGGTGGTCGGCGCGTAGCCGAGGTTCTTTGGGGTGGAATTGTTGGCCATGACGCGGACGATGGCCTTGCCGGTGGCGGTGTAGGAGTTGCCCTTGCGGTTCTCGAGGATCTCGATGGAAATCACCGCGTTCTCCGAGGTGACGGCGACGTAGAGCATCTCGCGACCATTGGTGGCCCGGCCAACCGCCATGTCTTCCGGACGACCGTAGGGGGTGCCCCCCGCGTCATCCGCCGCCTTGCGACCGGCGAGGGTGGCGGGGCCGGTCGGGCCATTGACGAAGGGATCGGAGATGCCGGGAAGCGGCACGCCGTTCTTGTCGGTCAGCGGGATCCAGGTCGCCATGCCCTCGCGGACGGCGGTGGCGTTGGAGCCGGCATTGTAGTTTGCCACCGGATTGCCCCCGCTGGAAAGGAAGGCATCCACCGAGAGCACGAAGGACTGGCCCTTGGTGTAGTCGCCCTTCTTGCTCATCACGAACTTGTAGATCGAGCCGGAGTTGTATTCGTCGATGAAGTAGATCGTGTCCTCGAACTTTTCGCTGAAGTTGATGCCTTCGTGGGAGACGTTCGGGATGCTGTTCAGTTCGCGGGACTCGATCTCGGCGGCCGGGGCGAGCGGGTTGAGGATCTCGATCACGCGACCTTCGCCGGACCACTCCTCGGCGAGGAAAAGGGTGCCATTCGGAGTCCAGCGGCTGGGGTCGAAGGCACCGAAGTCATTGCTCCAGTCGCCGTTGGCGCCCTTTTGGTCGCCGGCGAGGATCACTTCGGCGTGGTTGTCGTACAGGCTGATGCGGGTGCAGCCGGCGCCGATCGGCGTCTCGTGGGGGATGAAGAGATACTGGCCGGTCGGGTCATAGGCGAGCATGTCGAACATGGATGCGCTGGTGCCTTGGCCGGGAACGCGGATGACCGACTGTCCCGGGCTGAGGATCTGGTCCTCGACTTCGCGCAGGCTGAGGATGTTCTTCTGGTGGATGCCTTCGGGGGTGACCCACGGGGAGGAAGTTTCGCCCAGGGAATTCGCCGGGACCACAGGGGCCGACTGGGTCAGCGGGGTGAACCAGACATCGGTGCCAGCGAAAGCGGCCTGGGTGCCGAGGAGGGCCGCCGTGAGTGCGAGGCGGGAGCGCAAGGAGTTTGATTTCATAGGTATGGTCGCTGCTTTTTCTTTTTTCGTTTGGGGGATGGACCATGACATGGCGACGCCACGATCCGTGCTGATAGGCACAGATGCGTTCGCAATGTGCATCGCTTTCGGTGTGGCGATTTTCTCACGTGGCAATTGCGTTGCAGACGGCGGGACGAATTGTCACCGGAGGTGACGAGGCCGTTGCAGGGCGGGCCTGGGGCGGCTAGCGTCATGGCGTGATTTATCTCGATGCCAATGCCACCACGTCGCTGCTGCCGGAGGTGCTAGACGCGATGCTGCCATGGCTGCGCGAAGGCTTTCACAACCCAAATGCCAGCTACCGAGGTGCGAAGGACGCGCGCAAGGCGATCGAGGACGCGCGGGAGAAGGTTGCAGCGTTGATCGGTGCGGAGTCGGATGAAGTCGTCTTCACCGGCGGTGGCACCGAGAGCACGAATTCCGCGCTGAAGTGGCTGGCGCGGCTGGTCGGAAGGAAGTCCGGCCGTGTGATTACGAGCGCCATCGAGCACAGCGCGGTGCTCAAGCCCTGCGAGACGTTTGCCGAGGTGGGCTATGAGGTCGCCCGGATTGGCGTGGATGGAGGAGGGCGTCTCAAGCTTGAGGACATCGAGGCGGCGTGTGACGCTGCGAAGGATGGGGGTGGATTCGTGTCCCTTATGTGGGCGAACAACGAGACGGGGGTGATCCAGCCGATCGAAGAGGCTTGCGCGGTGGCCAAGGAGCGCGGCCTCGCGTTTCACACCGATGCGATCCAAGCAGTCGGCAAGATCCCGGTGAACGTGCGCGAGGTGCCAGTGGATTATCTTTCGCTGTCCGCCCACAAGTTCCACGGGCCGAAGGGAGTCGGCGCGCTCTACATCCGCAGTGGGTGCCGCTTTGAGCCGATGATCCGCGGTGGCGGCCAGGAGAAGGACCGACGCAGCGGGACGGAGAATACGGCAGGCATCGTAGGTCTCGGGAAGGCGGCGGAGCTGGCGATGGAGCGGCTTTCACAAGGCGTCAATCCAGCGGCTCTGCGGAATGCCTTCGAGGCGAAGATTGTCGGGGAAGTGAGTGGTGTGACGGTGAATGGTGACTTGCTCCACCGCCTGCCGGGGACCAGTCATCTTTCCTTCACCGGTTGCGAGGCTGCGGGTTTGTTGATTTTGTTAGATGATCTCGGGGTCGCTTGCTCGGCCGGTTCCGCTTGCATGACGGGCAAGCAGCAGCCGTCGCATGTGCAGAAGGCGATGGGTTTTTCCGACGTGAAGGCGAAGAGCAGCCTGCGCTTCGGCTTCTCGTGTCTGAACACGATGGAGGAAGCGATGGCGGCTGCGGAGGCGGTGAAGAAGTCGGTGGAGAAACTCAGGCGCGTGCAAGGGGGGAGTACGGGGCCGGTGGTGGTTTACTCGCCGTAGGCGCTTGTCTGCGGAGCGGCCGCACGCTCCCCTCCGTAGGCGCGTTGGTTGCAACGCGGGAGCACGGGAGCAGTCCGCCACGAGGGACCGCTCCGCACTGTCACCAGTGCGCCTACGCGAAAGCGCCTACGGTCAAGAGCGGATCACTCCGTCTCCGCTCGCTTGAGGTATTGGTCCAGCAGCTTCCGCTTTTCCTCGCGCAGGGCGGGGGTGGAGAGCATCTCGATCCAAGGGACAAGTGACGCGGGATCGGAGGAGGCTTCGCGGACGATCATGTAAGAGATGCCCTCGTCGCGGCTTTCCCCGGATGGCTGCGATCCTAGCCACGCATAGGCTTCCCGCGGTTCCGAGCCGGACCACTGCTGCAAGAGTTCGCGTATCAAGGGCTTCCGATCGCTTTCCGGAGAGTTCGCCACCCATACGGCTGCGGCTGCGGGATCGATTGTGCTCCATCTTCCGACGAGCGCGCTTGCCAGGGCTGTGCGTTGTTCGGGCTCCACCTTTTCAATTGCGCTCGCGGCTTCGCTTGGGTTTTTGCCTGCCCATGAAATCACTGCCAGCCGCAAGGCCGTGGCCTTCGACTCCGCGTTCAGTCCCTGCGCCCATTCGAAGGCGGCGGCAGGTCCCTCCTTGGTCGAGATGCCGGCGGCGACAGAGGTCGCGAGATCGTTCAGGCCGGTGCCATCGCTGGCCTGTTCCAGATGCTTGCGAGCTCCGGTGGGATCCTGGGTTGCCCAGTTTCTTAAGTCCACCACTGTCCGTTCGGCGACCGGTTTGTTTTTCCATCCTTGGTCCGGCGCTTGGATCGAGCCGAACTCGCATCGAATCGTGTTCCGTTCTCGCTCGGCGATGGCGTCAAGAATTCCGGCCTTGAGCGCATCGTCCGGCAGGGTGGCCAACCATGCCGAGGCATCATCGGGCGAGACCG encodes the following:
- a CDS encoding alkaline phosphatase PhoX — encoded protein: MRSRLALTAALLGTQAAFAGTDVWFTPLTQSAPVVPANSLGETSSPWVTPEGIHQKNILSLREVEDQILSPGQSVIRVPGQGTSASMFDMLAYDPTGQYLFIPHETPIGAGCTRISLYDNHAEVILAGDQKGANGDWSNDFGAFDPSRWTPNGTLFLAEEWSGEGRVIEILNPLAPAAEIESRELNSIPNVSHEGINFSEKFEDTIYFIDEYNSGSIYKFVMSKKGDYTKGQSFVLSVDAFLSSGGNPVANYNAGSNATAVREGMATWIPLTDKNGVPLPGISDPFVNGPTGPATLAGRKAADDAGGTPYGRPEDMAVGRATNGREMLYVAVTSENAVISIEILENRKGNSYTATGKAIVRVMANNSTPKNLGYAPTTGTISSPDNIALDSQGNVYVIEDAPNGSSTGGDIWFFRDKNSDGVAESVDHFMSIRVHGSEATGMIFNPANPLEFCVSVQHPTSTDLAVIPNGLGDAVWMFNLANIPNKGFVKNLEKGRTNTNQ
- a CDS encoding cysteine desulfurase family protein — its product is MIYLDANATTSLLPEVLDAMLPWLREGFHNPNASYRGAKDARKAIEDAREKVAALIGAESDEVVFTGGGTESTNSALKWLARLVGRKSGRVITSAIEHSAVLKPCETFAEVGYEVARIGVDGGGRLKLEDIEAACDAAKDGGGFVSLMWANNETGVIQPIEEACAVAKERGLAFHTDAIQAVGKIPVNVREVPVDYLSLSAHKFHGPKGVGALYIRSGCRFEPMIRGGGQEKDRRSGTENTAGIVGLGKAAELAMERLSQGVNPAALRNAFEAKIVGEVSGVTVNGDLLHRLPGTSHLSFTGCEAAGLLILLDDLGVACSAGSACMTGKQQPSHVQKAMGFSDVKAKSSLRFGFSCLNTMEEAMAAAEAVKKSVEKLRRVQGGSTGPVVVYSP